A DNA window from Carassius auratus strain Wakin unplaced genomic scaffold, ASM336829v1 scaf_tig00038306, whole genome shotgun sequence contains the following coding sequences:
- the LOC113083478 gene encoding G-protein coupled receptor 135-like: MDFPGISNTTVDNMSGSGFILEIVSIKPVVNSLSTQASNYTAAGEVHRDTPVRSSEGNSVLQGIAVAAQALLLLAIFLLSSLGNSAVVVVIIKHRQLRTVTNAFIMSLSLSDFLTAVLCLPFSFMMLFSKDGKWMFGEPFCIANGFFNTCFGIISTLTMTLISFDRYYAIVRQPQAKIGRRRAIQLLAAVWFCAVVFSFPWYLLRETSGRLVVHKQGFYHCMYVFHSGTSRMGTEYSVALIVVCYLLPFALMCFCHYNICKTVRLSEIRVRPVTTYAHLLRFYSEMRTATTVLIMIVFSIFCWGPYCLMGIITALGSYSFNPAMDTVAIWMAWANGAINPLIYAIRNPNISMLLGRSREEGYRTRNIAAYLSTQTQRRDAVRDRADRIRDRYVSRHGANSRLSSSSPANGGDVAMWACKNPAVFFCRDAHPDTITEPAVPKVETADTSL, from the coding sequence ATGGATTTCCCCGGCATCAGCAACACGACCGTGGACAACATGTCAGGTTCGGGCTTCATTTTAGAGATTGTGTCCATCAAACCCGTTGTAAACAGCCTGAGCACTCAGGCCAGCAACTATACAGCCGCGGGCGAGGTGCACCGCGACACCCCGGTGAGGAGCTCGGAGGGGAACTCGGTCCTCCAGGGCATCGCGGTGGCCGCGCAGGCGCTGCTGCTCCTGGCCATCTTCTTACTGTCCAGTCTGGGGAATTCAGCGGTCGTGGTGGTTATAATCAAACACCGGCAGTTGAGAACCGTGACTAACGCGTTCATCATGTCCCTCTCGCTCTCGGATTTCCTCACGGCCGTTCTTTGTTTACCCTTCTCCTTCATGATGCTCTTCAGCAAGGATGGCAAGTGGATGTTCGGTGAGCCCTTCTGTATCGCCAACGGCTTCTTCAACACCTGCTTCGGCATCATCTCCACCTTGACCATGACGCTCATCTCATTCGACCGCTATTATGCTATCGTCAGGCAACCGCAAGCCAAAATCGGTCGGAGGAGAGCGATCCAGCTCCTGGCGGCCGTTTGGTTCTGCGCGGTGGTCTTCTCGTTTCCTTGGTACCTGCTTAGGGAGACCTCCGGGCGCTTGGTGGTGCACAAACAGGGGTTTTACCATTGCATGTACGTGTTCCACTCTGGCACCTCCAGGATGGGTACGGAATACAGTGTAGCTTTAATAGTAGTGTGCTATCTGCTTCCCTTCGCCCTCATGTGCTTCTGCCACTACAACATCTGCAAAACCGTCCGGCTGTCGGAGATCAGGGTGCGGCCTGTGACCACTTACGCGCACCTGTTGCGCTTCTACAGCGAGATGCGCACCGCCACCACCGTGCTCATCATGATCGTGTTCAGCATCTTCTGCTGGGGGCCCTACTGCCTGATGGGCATCATCACCGCGCTCGGGAGCTACTCTTTCAATCCTGCTATGGATACTGTGGCCATCTGGATGGCGTGGGCTAACGGTGCCATCAACCCGTTGATTTATGCCATAAGGAACCCGAATATATCCATGCTGCTGGGTCGGAGCAGAGAGGAGGGATACAGGACTAGAAACATAGCCGCGTACCTGTCCACGCAGACGCAGCGCAGGGACGCGGTCCGGGACCGGGCGGACCGGATTCGGGATCGGTACGTGAGCCGACACGGCGCAAACAGCCGTCTATCTTCCTCAAGCCCGGCAAACGGCGGAGATGTGGCTATGTGGGCCTGTAAAAACCCGGCGGTGTTCTTCTGTAGAGATGCGCATCCGGACACGATCACTGAACCGGCGGTGCCCAAAGTTGAGACTGCTGACACCAGTTTGTAA
- the LOC113083479 gene encoding JNK1/MAPK8-associated membrane protein isoform X2 produces MSSTCPGLYCGRTFVNQSFEGQCGVCPRGQRTNFEKICVKCTGSPELYDWLYLGFMAMLPLVLHWFFIEWYSGKKSSSALFQHITALFECTAAAIVTLLLNDPVGSLYIRSCEVKMLSDWYTMLYNPSPDYVTTLHCTQEAVFPLYTIVLIYYAFCLVFMMLLRPLLVKKIACGLGKTDRFKSIYAALYFFPILTVLQAVGGGLLYYAFPYIILVLSLVTLAVYMSASEIQSFKNLVAKKKRLVVLFSHWLLHAYGIISISRLDKLGQDLPLLALVPGPALFYLLTARFTEPNRILSEGGNGH; encoded by the exons ATGAGCTCCACCTGTCCAGGGCTGTACTGCGGGAGGACCTTCGTAAATCAGTCTTTTGAAGGACAATGTGGG GTTTGTCCTCGTGGCCAGAGAACAAACTTTGAAAAGATATGTGTGAAATGCACCGGATCTCCTGAGCTGTATGACTGGCTGTACCTGGGCTTCATGGCGATGCTGCCTCTGGTCCTACACTGGTTTTTCATTGAGTGGTATTCTGGGAAGAAAAG TTCTAGTGCCCTTTTCCAGCATATTACCGCCCTGTTTGAGTGCACGGCTGCTGCCATAGTGACTCTGCTTCTCAACGATCCTGTCGGCTCCCTGTATATTCGTTCCTGCgaggttaagatgctttctgattGGTACACCATGCTATATAACCCCAGTCCTGACTATGTCACCACTCTGCACTGCACGCAGGAGGCTGTGTTCCCTCT GTACACCATCGTGTTGATCTACTACGCCTTCTGTCTGGTTTTTATGATGCTTCTGCGACCACTTCTGGTTAAAAAGATTGCGTGCGGTTTGGGCAAGACCGATCGTTTCAAGAGCATCTACGCAGCGTTGTACTTCTTCCCCATCCTCACGGTCCTGCAGGCGGTTGGAGGAGGACTTCTTT ATTATGCATTTCCATATATTATTTTGGTCTTATCGTTGGTCACGTTGGCAGTTTACATGTCAGCTTCGGAGATTCAG TCTTTCAAAAACCTTGTGGCTAAGAAGAAACGCCTCGTGGTTCTCTTCAGCCATTGGCTCCTTCACGCATACGGTATCATTTCCATATCCCGACTGGATAAACTGGGGCAGGATTTGCCGTTGTTGGCTCTGGTGCCTGGACCTGCTCTCTTCTACCTGCTGACGGCCAGGTTCACAGAGCCAAACAGAATTCTGTCAGAGGGTGGGAATGGACACTAA
- the LOC113083479 gene encoding JNK1/MAPK8-associated membrane protein isoform X1 — translation MAVAMSSTCPGLYCGRTFVNQSFEGQCGVCPRGQRTNFEKICVKCTGSPELYDWLYLGFMAMLPLVLHWFFIEWYSGKKSSSALFQHITALFECTAAAIVTLLLNDPVGSLYIRSCEVKMLSDWYTMLYNPSPDYVTTLHCTQEAVFPLYTIVLIYYAFCLVFMMLLRPLLVKKIACGLGKTDRFKSIYAALYFFPILTVLQAVGGGLLYYAFPYIILVLSLVTLAVYMSASEIQSFKNLVAKKKRLVVLFSHWLLHAYGIISISRLDKLGQDLPLLALVPGPALFYLLTARFTEPNRILSEGGNGH, via the exons ATGG CTGTAGCAATGAGCTCCACCTGTCCAGGGCTGTACTGCGGGAGGACCTTCGTAAATCAGTCTTTTGAAGGACAATGTGGG GTTTGTCCTCGTGGCCAGAGAACAAACTTTGAAAAGATATGTGTGAAATGCACCGGATCTCCTGAGCTGTATGACTGGCTGTACCTGGGCTTCATGGCGATGCTGCCTCTGGTCCTACACTGGTTTTTCATTGAGTGGTATTCTGGGAAGAAAAG TTCTAGTGCCCTTTTCCAGCATATTACCGCCCTGTTTGAGTGCACGGCTGCTGCCATAGTGACTCTGCTTCTCAACGATCCTGTCGGCTCCCTGTATATTCGTTCCTGCgaggttaagatgctttctgattGGTACACCATGCTATATAACCCCAGTCCTGACTATGTCACCACTCTGCACTGCACGCAGGAGGCTGTGTTCCCTCT GTACACCATCGTGTTGATCTACTACGCCTTCTGTCTGGTTTTTATGATGCTTCTGCGACCACTTCTGGTTAAAAAGATTGCGTGCGGTTTGGGCAAGACCGATCGTTTCAAGAGCATCTACGCAGCGTTGTACTTCTTCCCCATCCTCACGGTCCTGCAGGCGGTTGGAGGAGGACTTCTTT ATTATGCATTTCCATATATTATTTTGGTCTTATCGTTGGTCACGTTGGCAGTTTACATGTCAGCTTCGGAGATTCAG TCTTTCAAAAACCTTGTGGCTAAGAAGAAACGCCTCGTGGTTCTCTTCAGCCATTGGCTCCTTCACGCATACGGTATCATTTCCATATCCCGACTGGATAAACTGGGGCAGGATTTGCCGTTGTTGGCTCTGGTGCCTGGACCTGCTCTCTTCTACCTGCTGACGGCCAGGTTCACAGAGCCAAACAGAATTCTGTCAGAGGGTGGGAATGGACACTAA
- the LOC113083481 gene encoding disheveled-associated activator of morphogenesis 1-A-like yields the protein MQRRKEEEERRARMDAQLKEQREKERKARKAKENCEEDGEFDDLVSALRSGEVFDKDLSKMKHNRKRPVKQSAESSRERPITKLNF from the exons ATGCAACGACGCAAGGAGGAGGAAGAGCGCAGGGCTCGCATGGACGCGCAG CTCAAGGAACAACGTGAGAAGGAAAGAAAAGCTCGGAAAGCCAAAGAGAACTGTGAGGAGGATGGAGAATTCGACGACCTGGTGTCTGCACTCCGATCCGGAGAGGTGTTCGACAAAGACTTATCGAAGATGAAACACAACCGCAAACGTCCCGTCAAACAGAGCGCAGAGAGCAGCAGAGAGAGGCCCATCACCAAACTCAACTTCTGA
- the LOC113083479 gene encoding JNK1/MAPK8-associated membrane protein isoform X3, with translation MAMLPLVLHWFFIEWYSGKKSSSALFQHITALFECTAAAIVTLLLNDPVGSLYIRSCEVKMLSDWYTMLYNPSPDYVTTLHCTQEAVFPLYTIVLIYYAFCLVFMMLLRPLLVKKIACGLGKTDRFKSIYAALYFFPILTVLQAVGGGLLYYAFPYIILVLSLVTLAVYMSASEIQSFKNLVAKKKRLVVLFSHWLLHAYGIISISRLDKLGQDLPLLALVPGPALFYLLTARFTEPNRILSEGGNGH, from the exons ATGGCGATGCTGCCTCTGGTCCTACACTGGTTTTTCATTGAGTGGTATTCTGGGAAGAAAAG TTCTAGTGCCCTTTTCCAGCATATTACCGCCCTGTTTGAGTGCACGGCTGCTGCCATAGTGACTCTGCTTCTCAACGATCCTGTCGGCTCCCTGTATATTCGTTCCTGCgaggttaagatgctttctgattGGTACACCATGCTATATAACCCCAGTCCTGACTATGTCACCACTCTGCACTGCACGCAGGAGGCTGTGTTCCCTCT GTACACCATCGTGTTGATCTACTACGCCTTCTGTCTGGTTTTTATGATGCTTCTGCGACCACTTCTGGTTAAAAAGATTGCGTGCGGTTTGGGCAAGACCGATCGTTTCAAGAGCATCTACGCAGCGTTGTACTTCTTCCCCATCCTCACGGTCCTGCAGGCGGTTGGAGGAGGACTTCTTT ATTATGCATTTCCATATATTATTTTGGTCTTATCGTTGGTCACGTTGGCAGTTTACATGTCAGCTTCGGAGATTCAG TCTTTCAAAAACCTTGTGGCTAAGAAGAAACGCCTCGTGGTTCTCTTCAGCCATTGGCTCCTTCACGCATACGGTATCATTTCCATATCCCGACTGGATAAACTGGGGCAGGATTTGCCGTTGTTGGCTCTGGTGCCTGGACCTGCTCTCTTCTACCTGCTGACGGCCAGGTTCACAGAGCCAAACAGAATTCTGTCAGAGGGTGGGAATGGACACTAA